The Actinomycetes bacterium nucleotide sequence TTTTAATATTTTTTTAAGCATTTATTAACAACACTTTTTCTCTCTCTGGTAGAATTGAGGCAGTTATGAAAATAGTAAAGGAGAAAGCGTGAAAAAATACTTTAAACCTAGAACTAATATATGGGGGCTGTTAAGCTTGACCATAATATTATTATTAACTGCCACTGTAGTGTTTGCAGGCTGCTCATCTGAAGGAAGCACAACTGAAGAGGCAGATGCAGCTCAACCGACAGAGTCAACCACCCAGACCGAAAGCAGCGGAGGCCAGCTTGAAGGCCAGGAGCTGGTGCTATCCGGTTCCACTACTTTGCTGCAGGTCTCTGAAGCATGGGCTTCAGCTTTTATGGAAGAGTATGGCGGAAGCATAATTGTTAATGGCGGAGGATCCGGTGGCGGTATTGCAGATATGATAAACGGGTTAAATGATCTGGCCAATGCCTCCAGGCAGATAAAGGAAGAAGAAATTCAGGCAGCCAGAGATGCCGGTTATGATCCAGTGGAGCACACTGTTCTCTATGACGGGATTGCAGTAATAGTAAGCGACAATGTAACTGTAGACGATTTAACCATAGAGCAGCTTTCCAAAATATACAGGGCCGAGATAACCAACTGGAGTGAGGTTGGGGGCCCGGATGCACAAATAGTTATTACGGCCAGGGATACCAGCTCTGGCACCGGAGAGTATTTTTTGGAGGCGGTAGTTCAGATGGATAAAACTCTGGAAGAAGATTATTCGCCTAATGCATTAAGGCTTCAGTCCAATGCAGATATAGTGAATCAGGTAAAGGGAAATGATAATGCTATTGGCTATATAGGGTTAGGTTACCTGGAAGATAACCTGAAAGTGATAAAGATTGAAGCTGTAGCTCCTTCAGTAGATACGGTAAAAGATGGAACCTATCCCGTCTCCAGGGGTCTATATGTATACGCGCCC carries:
- a CDS encoding PstS family phosphate ABC transporter substrate-binding protein, which translates into the protein MTIILLLTATVVFAGCSSEGSTTEEADAAQPTESTTQTESSGGQLEGQELVLSGSTTLLQVSEAWASAFMEEYGGSIIVNGGGSGGGIADMINGLNDLANASRQIKEEEIQAARDAGYDPVEHTVLYDGIAVIVSDNVTVDDLTIEQLSKIYRAEITNWSEVGGPDAQIVITARDTSSGTGEYFLEAVVQMDKTLEEDYSPNALRLQSNADIVNQVKGNDNAIGYIGLGYLEDNLKVIKIEAVAPSVDTVKDGTYPVSRGLYVYAPSSDISKIAQAYMDFVFSEQGQQIGMEEGFVPID